In one Silene latifolia isolate original U9 population chromosome 10, ASM4854445v1, whole genome shotgun sequence genomic region, the following are encoded:
- the LOC141607497 gene encoding 3-ketoacyl-CoA synthase 11-like, with translation MAILYKIKSTTTYLFLILIITMSIDNSYFHFQHLRFDSKWLITTLIILILLAILYFQTQPYPVYLLDFSCYKPDNTCKCSKKTLMELSQSWGTFSNESLEFQKKVLDRSGLGDNTYLPESLLRIPCNPSFTESRKEIEVLMFGAIDDLFAKIDINPKKLGILVLNCGLYSPTPSLSAQIVNKYKLRSNIMSYNLSGMGCSAGVISIDLAKDLLRVHKNSYALVVSVEAGSTNWYFGNERSMLVSNCVFRIGAAAILLSSKRSDKRWAKYDLAHTVRAHKGAHDEAFDCASLREDSQGKVGIRLSKDLIGVAGSALKANMTVLGPLVLPLSEKLMFFGTLVIKKVFKTSRVKSYIPNFKLAFEHFCVHAGGRGVLDGVQKNLGLTDWDMEPSRMTLYRFGNTSSTSIWYELAYTESKGRIKKGDRIWQIAFGSGFKCNSVVWRALRNVNPTQEKNPWMDEIDSFPIDVPM, from the coding sequence ATGGCCATACTATACAAAATAAAATCAACCACCACTTATTTATTCCTAATCCTTATCATCACCATGTCAATCGATAATTCCTACTTCCATTTCCAACATCTTCGATTCGACTCGAAATGGTTGATCACTACCTTGATCATCCTTATTTTATTAGCAATCCTCTATTTCCAAACTCAACCTTACCCTGTTTATCTACTAGACTTTTCATGTTACAAACCCGACAACACTTGCAAATGTTCAAAGAAAACCCTAATGGAATTATCTCAATCTTGGGGCACATTCTCGAACGAGAGCCTCGAGTTTCAAAAAAAGGTTCTAGATCGATCAGGACTCGGTGATAACACATACTTACCCGAGTCGCTCTTACGCATTCCTTGTAATCCTTCCTTTACGGAGTCGAGGAAAGAAATCGAGGTTCTTATGTTTGGGGCTATCGACGATCTTTTTGCTAAAATCGATATTAACCCAAAAAAGCTCGGGATATTGGTTCTAAATTGTGGGCTTTATAGCCCAACTCCGTCTTTATCGGCCCAAATAGTGAACAAGTACAAGCTAAGAAGCAACATTATGAGTTACAATCTTAGTGGAATGGGTTGTAGTGCTGGAGTAATATCAATCGATCTTGCGAAGGATCTGTTACGGGTTCACAAGAACTCGTACGCGTTGGTTGTCAGTGTCGAGGCGGGGTCCACCAACTGGTACTTTGGGAATGAGAGGTCAATGTTAGTTTCCAATTGTGTGTTTCGAATTGGTGCAGCTGCAATCCTGCTTTCGAGCAAGAGGTCCGATAAAAGGTGGGCCAAGTATGACTTGGCCCACACGGTAAGGGCCCACAAAGGGGCCCACGATGAGGCCTTCGATTGTGCCTCTCTGAGGGAAGATTCTCAAGGGAAGGTAGGGATACGTTTGTCTAAGGATTTAATTGGTGTAGCTGGGAGTGCTCTTAAAGCGAATATGACCGTCTTAGGCCCATTGGTATTACCTTTGTCGGAAAAATTGATGTTTTTCGGAACTTTGGTAATAAAAAAAGTATTCAAAACGTCGAGGGTAAAGTCGTATATTCCGAATTTTAAATTAGCATTTGAGCATTTTTGTGTTCATGCTGGTGGCAGAGGTGTATTAGATGGAGTCCAGAAGAATTTGGGGCTCACAGATTGGGATATGGAGCCTTCGAGGATGACGTTGTATCGATTTGGCAACACGTCGAGCACTTCGATTTGGTATGAGCTTGCGTATACCGAATCAAAAGGGCGAATTAAGAAGGGTGACCGGATATGGCAGATTGCATTCGGGTCGGGTTTTAAGTGTAATAGTGTTGTTTGGAGAGCTTTAAGGAATGTGAATCCTACCCAAGAGAAAAATCCATGGATGGATGAAATTGATTCTTTTCCTATTGATGTTCCTATGTAA